A window of Parasynechococcus marenigrum WH 8102 contains these coding sequences:
- a CDS encoding 5-(carboxyamino)imidazole ribonucleotide synthase, which yields MTTTAEMIGVVGGGQLARMMVEAAAERQVAVAVQTGSTDDPACAGSSRQVIADPRDVAGTRQLMVGCQGITFENEWVNIDALIPLEKQGVRFRPALSALSPLVNKLSQRQLLSDLSIATPPWCPLSRISPAQPALPQGWSFPVMAKAAHGGYDGKGTVVVESIEDLARLIRSVESDEWLLECWVDYERELALVVSRDSQGRVRRFPLVETHQSQQVCDWVLAPAAVDQGVEAQAYNVAASLLTKLNYVGVLALEFFFGPDGLQVNEVAPRTHNSGHYSIEACSSSQFDQQVCIAAGLPVPSPEFTSNGALMVNLLGLETATTSLQQRLDALAALPDAHLHWYGKSPETPGRKLGHVTVLLSGADAKQREQQAQSALEVIRGIWPSPTVNSALS from the coding sequence ATGACCACCACGGCCGAGATGATCGGTGTCGTCGGCGGCGGACAGCTCGCTCGCATGATGGTGGAAGCTGCTGCAGAACGGCAGGTGGCCGTGGCAGTTCAGACCGGTTCCACCGACGACCCCGCCTGTGCCGGTTCGTCCCGTCAGGTCATCGCGGACCCTCGTGATGTGGCGGGAACTCGCCAATTGATGGTGGGCTGCCAGGGAATCACGTTTGAAAACGAGTGGGTCAATATTGATGCCCTCATCCCCTTGGAAAAGCAGGGTGTGCGGTTCCGTCCGGCCCTTTCTGCCCTCTCACCTCTGGTAAACAAGCTGTCGCAGCGGCAGCTGTTGTCAGATCTCTCGATTGCCACGCCACCGTGGTGTCCGTTGAGTCGGATCTCTCCGGCTCAGCCAGCCCTGCCTCAGGGGTGGTCATTTCCGGTGATGGCGAAAGCGGCCCACGGCGGATACGACGGCAAGGGGACAGTCGTTGTGGAGTCGATTGAGGATCTGGCTCGCTTGATCCGCAGTGTGGAAAGCGATGAGTGGCTGCTGGAGTGCTGGGTGGATTACGAGCGAGAGCTGGCGCTGGTGGTAAGTCGTGATTCCCAGGGACGGGTTCGCCGTTTCCCTCTTGTGGAAACCCACCAAAGCCAGCAAGTCTGCGACTGGGTTCTGGCTCCTGCTGCGGTTGACCAAGGGGTGGAAGCTCAGGCCTACAACGTGGCAGCGTCCCTGCTCACCAAACTCAATTACGTCGGGGTTCTGGCCCTGGAGTTTTTTTTCGGACCCGATGGGTTACAGGTGAACGAAGTGGCTCCGCGAACACACAATTCCGGCCATTACTCGATTGAAGCCTGTAGCAGCAGTCAATTTGACCAACAGGTTTGCATTGCCGCCGGTCTGCCGGTTCCATCGCCTGAATTCACCAGCAATGGTGCACTGATGGTGAATCTGCTGGGGCTTGAGACTGCCACCACGTCGCTACAACAACGCTTGGACGCCTTAGCGGCTTTGCCGGATGCGCATCTTCACTGGTACGGCAAGTCACCGGAAACTCCTGGACGCAAACTCGGTCACGTGACTGTGCTGCTCTCGGGGGCTGATGCAAAGCAGCGAGAGCAGCAAGCCCAATCCGCACTGGAGGTGATCCGCGGCATCTGGCCGTCTCCGACGGTGAATTCAGCTCTAAGCTGA
- the aroB gene encoding 3-dehydroquinate synthase encodes MVSSPTLRRIAVALERNPYEVVIGAGGLSRLGDELLKAGIQPGRRILVVSNPDVAAPYGEGCLQSLRQQGFHADLLVIDAGEERKTPATVAAIHDSAFEQRLERSSLMLALGGGVVGDMTGFAAATWLRGIQVIQVPTTLLAMVDAAIGGKTGVNHPGGKNLIGAFHQPSLVLIDPETLNTLPEREFRAGMAEVIKYGILGDPALFQCLEEGPEPNSAAGLGNSRLETILERSAAAKARVVAADEREGGLRAVLNYGHTFGHVVETLCGYGTWLHGEAVAIGMVAVGQLAVNRGSWTADEAGRQTQLIQRCGLPTAWPDLDPDAVLRTLQGDKKVKDGRLRFVLPMAIGRVEIRDDISRDEILHCLDQLRG; translated from the coding sequence ATGGTCTCCTCACCAACCCTGCGTCGGATCGCCGTCGCCTTGGAACGCAACCCCTATGAGGTGGTGATCGGCGCCGGTGGCCTGAGCCGCCTTGGGGACGAACTCCTGAAGGCCGGAATTCAGCCCGGCCGACGGATCCTGGTGGTCAGCAACCCGGACGTCGCCGCCCCCTATGGAGAGGGGTGCCTGCAAAGCCTGCGTCAACAGGGCTTCCACGCCGACCTTCTGGTGATTGATGCGGGAGAAGAGCGCAAAACTCCAGCCACGGTGGCCGCCATCCATGATTCCGCCTTTGAGCAGCGTCTGGAGCGCAGCTCGTTGATGCTGGCCTTGGGTGGAGGGGTTGTCGGAGACATGACCGGATTTGCAGCAGCCACCTGGCTGCGCGGGATCCAGGTGATTCAGGTCCCCACGACCCTTCTGGCCATGGTCGATGCCGCCATCGGCGGCAAAACAGGGGTGAACCATCCCGGCGGCAAGAACCTGATCGGCGCCTTTCACCAGCCGAGCCTGGTGCTGATCGATCCCGAAACGCTCAACACATTGCCCGAGCGGGAGTTCAGGGCCGGCATGGCGGAGGTGATCAAGTACGGAATTCTTGGCGATCCCGCGCTGTTCCAGTGCCTGGAGGAGGGGCCAGAACCCAACTCAGCTGCTGGCCTTGGCAACAGCCGGCTCGAAACCATTCTGGAACGATCGGCAGCGGCCAAAGCACGGGTGGTTGCTGCGGACGAACGGGAAGGGGGGCTGCGGGCCGTGCTGAATTACGGCCATACCTTCGGTCATGTGGTGGAAACCCTCTGTGGTTACGGCACCTGGCTGCACGGCGAGGCAGTGGCCATCGGGATGGTGGCGGTCGGGCAGTTAGCCGTGAACCGCGGCAGCTGGACGGCGGACGAGGCCGGGCGCCAGACGCAGCTGATCCAGCGCTGTGGGCTACCGACGGCCTGGCCGGATCTGGACCCTGACGCCGTGCTGCGCACCCTTCAGGGAGATAAGAAAGTGAAAGACGGTCGCTTGCGCTTCGTGCTGCCCATGGCCATCGGCCGCGTGGAGATCCGCGATGACATCAGCCGGGATGAAATCCTGCATTGTCTGGACCAGTTGCGAGGCTGA
- a CDS encoding carbohydrate ABC transporter permease encodes MRRSLVAWAFLLPALVLISLSVLLPALMALVMSFTASGLDVTEPLRFVGLANLQRLLSDPMVRRVMLTTFLYFFGVVPPIVVGSLALAVLVNRGLPGSHLMRSAFYTPVLVSIVVAAIAFRWLYAENGLINGWLAVLLGPAFTPIGFLTSPQLALPAVMVVTLWKGLGYYMVIFLAGLQGIPKELYEAAELDGSEGWRQHVDITLPLLRPYVSLVAVVSSIAATKVFEEVFLMTQGGPADSTRTIVYYVYDQAFAELEISYACTLGLALFLVVMLFTLVRLAFSGDRALI; translated from the coding sequence TTGCGCCGCAGTCTTGTCGCCTGGGCATTTCTGTTACCGGCCTTGGTGCTGATCAGCCTGTCGGTGCTGCTCCCAGCCCTGATGGCGTTGGTGATGAGCTTCACCGCCTCCGGCTTGGATGTGACGGAGCCACTCCGCTTCGTCGGACTCGCCAACCTTCAGCGCCTGCTTTCGGATCCGATGGTGCGACGGGTGATGCTCACCACGTTTCTCTATTTCTTCGGTGTGGTCCCGCCGATCGTTGTCGGTTCACTGGCACTGGCGGTTCTGGTGAATCGCGGCCTCCCCGGCAGTCACTTGATGCGCAGCGCGTTTTACACACCGGTCCTGGTCTCCATCGTGGTGGCAGCCATCGCCTTCCGTTGGCTCTACGCCGAAAACGGTCTGATCAATGGCTGGCTCGCTGTGTTGCTCGGCCCAGCCTTCACCCCGATCGGTTTTCTGACGTCACCACAGCTCGCTCTGCCTGCGGTGATGGTGGTGACGCTTTGGAAAGGGCTCGGGTATTACATGGTGATTTTCCTGGCGGGATTGCAGGGCATCCCCAAAGAGCTCTACGAGGCGGCCGAACTCGATGGCAGCGAGGGTTGGCGCCAGCATGTGGACATCACTCTTCCGTTACTTCGTCCGTACGTTTCCCTCGTGGCGGTGGTGTCGTCGATCGCGGCCACCAAGGTGTTTGAGGAAGTGTTTTTGATGACTCAGGGTGGGCCTGCCGATTCAACGCGGACCATCGTTTATTACGTCTACGACCAAGCCTTCGCTGAACTGGAGATCAGTTATGCCTGCACCCTTGGGTTGGCTCTGTTCCTTGTGGTGATGCTGTTCACCCTGGTGCGTCTGGCTTTCAGTGGCGATCGTGCCCTGATCTGA
- the psb29 gene encoding photosystem II biogenesis protein Psp29 produces MAERHTIADSKRAFHQAFPHVIAPLYRRIADELLVELHLLSHQATFQANSLFAVGLKTVFERFTQGYRPMEHPAALLSALCSSNGFDDEQLKQAAQHCLQDAEGHSDDAFQSWLKEQSLSDGAHYSRLMAVGLLALLEASSDESDASSLRQRAVKLSVDLGLPAERVEKDLTVFSSNSERMEQAVELMQETLAADRRKKEKRLAEAAESTAG; encoded by the coding sequence TTGGCTGAGCGTCACACCATCGCGGACAGCAAGCGCGCCTTTCACCAGGCCTTTCCGCATGTCATTGCTCCCCTGTACCGGCGGATTGCTGACGAGCTTCTTGTGGAACTGCACCTGTTGAGTCACCAAGCTACGTTCCAAGCCAACAGCCTTTTCGCAGTCGGACTCAAGACCGTGTTTGAGCGCTTCACCCAGGGCTACCGCCCTATGGAGCACCCCGCAGCCCTGTTGTCGGCGCTGTGCAGCAGCAACGGTTTTGACGATGAACAGCTGAAGCAAGCCGCTCAGCACTGCCTGCAGGACGCCGAGGGGCATTCAGATGACGCCTTCCAGAGTTGGTTGAAAGAGCAGTCTCTGAGCGACGGCGCTCACTACTCAAGACTGATGGCCGTCGGACTTCTTGCCCTGCTGGAAGCGTCCTCCGACGAAAGCGACGCAAGCTCTCTGCGTCAGCGGGCCGTCAAACTGTCGGTAGACCTTGGACTACCTGCTGAACGCGTCGAGAAGGATCTGACCGTGTTCTCCTCCAACAGTGAGCGGATGGAGCAAGCCGTGGAACTGATGCAGGAAACTCTCGCTGCGGATCGTCGCAAGAAAGAAAAGCGACTTGCGGAAGCGGCAGAAAGCACAGCCGGCTGA
- the clpS gene encoding ATP-dependent Clp protease adapter ClpS, with amino-acid sequence MSSSSPGSASLLERQTITQRYPQARVIVLDDDVNTFQHVVDCLRKIIPGMSEEKAWSLANRIDGQGSAEVWCGPLEQAELYHQQLAAEGLTMAPLERC; translated from the coding sequence ATGAGCAGCTCCAGTCCTGGCTCAGCGTCGTTGCTTGAGCGCCAGACCATCACCCAGCGCTATCCACAGGCCCGTGTGATTGTTCTCGATGACGACGTCAACACGTTTCAGCATGTGGTGGACTGCCTGCGCAAGATCATTCCAGGCATGAGTGAGGAAAAGGCCTGGAGCCTCGCCAACCGCATCGACGGACAGGGTTCCGCTGAAGTCTGGTGCGGTCCGCTGGAGCAGGCAGAGCTGTACCACCAGCAACTGGCTGCAGAGGGGCTCACGATGGCGCCACTCGAACGCTGCTGA
- a CDS encoding class I SAM-dependent methyltransferase, translating to MDLLQWRAFSPMIPTVADCPAWLATLLHQAGGTVPFRQFMDWALHHPEHGYYGSGRVRIGPQGDFATSPSLGPDFATLLGRQLIDLLRNLSDQASTLSLVEVGPGEGDLAADLLTVLARQAPDLIERCELVLVERSPSLRQRQQQRLEGISGCPVRWCGIEELQSSPIQGVLLAHELLDAFPVDRLVLKQGELALQGVRLQQNDQLTSVPLALPDTLQEQLQTSGLELPPPGSEDGWTTEWHSNLRPWFGTLASAVSDGALLVIDYAHEASRYYTARRSEGTLMAYRDGMAGMNPLAHAGEQDLTAHLCIETLTQAAAHHGWQLRDQRRQGEALLALGLANDLHALQQLPASELAEALRRREALLRLVDPAALGDFRWLLFSRGAGADCFSLATGPDNAGFHPG from the coding sequence ATGGACCTGCTGCAGTGGCGGGCATTCTCTCCAATGATTCCGACGGTTGCGGACTGTCCGGCCTGGTTGGCAACGCTTCTCCACCAGGCCGGCGGCACGGTTCCCTTCCGTCAGTTCATGGACTGGGCCCTGCATCATCCAGAACACGGTTATTACGGATCCGGACGGGTGCGGATCGGTCCCCAAGGTGATTTCGCGACGTCACCATCGCTGGGGCCTGATTTTGCGACCCTGCTCGGTCGTCAACTGATCGATCTGCTGCGCAACCTGTCCGATCAGGCTTCGACGTTGTCGCTGGTGGAGGTTGGACCAGGTGAAGGTGATCTCGCTGCCGATCTGCTGACCGTTCTGGCGCGCCAGGCACCCGATCTGATCGAGCGCTGTGAGCTTGTCCTGGTCGAACGCAGCCCCTCCCTGCGACAGCGGCAGCAGCAACGGCTGGAGGGAATCAGCGGCTGTCCGGTGCGCTGGTGTGGCATCGAGGAGCTGCAATCCTCACCCATTCAAGGCGTCTTACTGGCCCATGAACTGCTTGACGCTTTCCCGGTGGATCGCCTTGTGCTTAAGCAAGGGGAGCTTGCCCTTCAGGGGGTGCGTCTGCAGCAGAACGATCAACTGACCTCGGTGCCGCTTGCCCTCCCTGACACGCTGCAGGAGCAGCTGCAGACCAGTGGACTTGAGCTCCCCCCGCCTGGCAGTGAAGACGGTTGGACCACGGAATGGCACAGCAACTTGCGGCCGTGGTTCGGGACGCTGGCTTCAGCGGTGTCCGATGGGGCCCTGCTGGTGATCGATTACGCCCATGAGGCCTCCCGCTATTACACCGCCCGACGCTCGGAGGGGACACTTATGGCCTATCGCGATGGCATGGCTGGGATGAACCCTCTGGCCCATGCCGGGGAGCAGGACCTCACCGCCCATCTCTGCATCGAGACCTTGACCCAGGCCGCTGCACACCACGGTTGGCAGCTGCGGGACCAGAGGCGTCAGGGGGAGGCGCTGCTTGCCCTCGGCCTGGCGAACGACCTGCATGCGCTGCAGCAGTTGCCCGCCAGCGAACTGGCCGAGGCGTTGCGACGGAGAGAGGCGTTGCTGCGACTGGTGGATCCTGCCGCCCTTGGCGACTTCCGCTGGCTGCTGTTCAGCCGCGGGGCTGGTGCGGACTGTTTCAGCCTCGCAACTGGTCCAGACAATGCAGGATTTCATCCCGGCTGA
- the petN gene encoding cytochrome b6-f complex subunit PetN has protein sequence MLFTVAWASLAAMFSFSIAMVVWGRNGDGTLNF, from the coding sequence ATGCTGTTCACCGTTGCCTGGGCATCGCTCGCCGCCATGTTCAGCTTCTCCATCGCCATGGTGGTATGGGGTCGCAACGGCGACGGAACTCTGAACTTCTGA
- a CDS encoding DUF2103 domain-containing protein, producing MGRVVITHSTYVDGLIPWLKSLAKDRRIQTVTPAVINRVRGRSQTLQLRVSTPIRGGFKLMARKGSTVQEVFVVTELEQSQLQKVVDELRP from the coding sequence TTGGGCCGGGTCGTCATTACCCACAGCACCTATGTGGACGGGCTGATTCCCTGGCTCAAAAGCCTTGCCAAGGACCGCCGCATTCAAACGGTCACGCCAGCCGTGATCAATCGAGTAAGAGGTCGCAGCCAGACGCTTCAACTGCGGGTCTCAACCCCGATTCGCGGCGGGTTCAAGTTGATGGCTCGCAAGGGGAGCACTGTCCAGGAGGTGTTTGTTGTCACAGAGCTGGAACAGAGTCAGCTTCAAAAGGTCGTCGATGAACTCAGGCCCTGA